From one Chloroflexota bacterium genomic stretch:
- a CDS encoding NUDIX domain-containing protein, with amino-acid sequence MSLTQLPFDLPGTFFRSPMPFSAYDPDGDLWRAYRRVGVEGVVVLTPTEEALARTACDLPTFYRRHGLEVLHFPIPDLEAPAPAALHWAAEQALAWLRSGRTVAAHCFVGHGRTGLLAACMARLRWGWDAERARNWLRQYIPGAVETEGQFAALKMCAETAPRPPAPPPEIPRWLAWARQIQAEAQTGLHYAENPYQQERFRHLMALAEEITRAAGHLPPEPVHELYTRPEGYATPRVDVRAAVFDAEGRILLVRDASDGRWCLPGGWADVGDTPSGAAEREVLEEAGFQVKARRLIGVYDANRVPGKLHLYHAFKVAFLCDLLEGEARPSIETTEVAFFAYDDLPTDLSPYRTPRRLLEDAFAAARADHWETVFD; translated from the coding sequence ATGTCCCTCACCCAACTCCCTTTTGACCTCCCCGGCACGTTTTTCCGCAGCCCGATGCCCTTTTCCGCCTACGACCCCGACGGCGATCTCTGGCGGGCGTACCGGCGCGTGGGCGTGGAGGGCGTGGTGGTGCTCACGCCTACCGAAGAAGCCCTCGCCCGCACGGCCTGCGACCTGCCGACGTTCTACCGCCGTCACGGCCTGGAAGTGCTGCATTTCCCCATCCCCGACCTGGAAGCCCCGGCTCCTGCCGCGTTGCATTGGGCTGCCGAGCAGGCCCTGGCCTGGCTGCGCAGCGGCCGCACGGTGGCCGCGCACTGCTTTGTGGGGCATGGCCGCACCGGCTTGCTTGCAGCCTGCATGGCCCGCTTGCGCTGGGGGTGGGATGCCGAGCGCGCTCGCAATTGGCTGCGTCAATACATCCCCGGGGCGGTGGAAACCGAAGGCCAGTTCGCCGCGCTGAAAATGTGCGCCGAAACCGCCCCCCGCCCCCCTGCGCCGCCGCCGGAAATTCCTCGCTGGCTGGCGTGGGCGCGGCAAATTCAGGCCGAAGCGCAAACCGGCCTGCACTACGCCGAAAACCCCTACCAGCAGGAGCGCTTCCGGCACCTGATGGCGCTGGCTGAGGAAATCACCCGCGCGGCCGGGCATTTGCCGCCGGAGCCGGTGCATGAACTCTACACCCGCCCCGAAGGCTATGCCACCCCGCGGGTGGATGTGCGGGCGGCGGTCTTTGACGCGGAGGGGCGTATTTTGCTCGTGCGGGATGCTTCCGATGGGCGCTGGTGCCTGCCCGGCGGCTGGGCCGACGTGGGCGATACGCCTTCTGGCGCGGCCGAGCGAGAAGTGCTGGAAGAGGCCGGTTTCCAGGTGAAAGCCCGCCGCCTCATCGGCGTGTACGATGCCAACCGGGTGCCCGGCAAACTGCACCTCTACCACGCTTTCAAGGTGGCTTTCCTGTGCGATTTGCTGGAAGGCGAAGCCCGCCCCAGCATTGAGACCACCGAGGTGGCTTTTTTCGCCTACGACGACCTGCCGACCGACCTTTCGCCCTACCGCACCCCCCGCCGCTTGCTGGAAGACGCCTTTGCCGCCGCTCGCGCCGACCATTGGGAAACCGTGTTTGATTAA
- a CDS encoding nodulation protein NfeD, with amino-acid sequence MRVWRKGLLLGVCLVLLLAVKAASAQSEGVVLVLRLKGPLTPVMVQYLERGLATAQQQHDALVVLELDTPGGGITLMEKMVQDIRNSPVPVVVYVAPRGAMAGSAGALVTLAGHWAAMAPETAIGAASPVGPQGGDLGKTMEAKVKAILEALARSLAARRGPKAVQAAEKMVGEAQALSAEEAHRVGLVDFLAPSLDDLLHQMAGQSTTTVAGEVTLPPSLEAVPLPPTIGESFFHTLTDPNIVFILLGLGVQALLIALWHPANWPAWFVGVASLLLAAYGLSLLPVNWVGLAFLLLSFAMFALDVKAHTHGALTAAGLAAFIFGALTLFNTPAALPGQRVSVPLVVGSGLAVAVVSMGVVALALRAQQRPVQTGEARVRTLVGKIGEARTAITPRQSGTVQVGGELWTAVLAPGATAVASGDLVEVVEVRGVHLVVRPVSGDATPVVE; translated from the coding sequence ATGCGTGTGTGGCGCAAAGGGTTGCTGCTGGGCGTGTGCCTTGTTTTGCTGCTGGCGGTGAAAGCAGCCAGCGCGCAAAGCGAGGGGGTGGTGCTGGTGTTGCGCCTGAAGGGGCCGCTGACGCCGGTCATGGTGCAATATCTGGAACGCGGCCTGGCAACGGCGCAGCAACAGCATGATGCGCTGGTGGTGTTGGAACTCGATACCCCCGGCGGCGGCATCACCTTGATGGAGAAGATGGTGCAGGATATCCGCAACAGCCCGGTGCCAGTGGTGGTGTATGTGGCGCCGCGCGGAGCAATGGCGGGCAGCGCCGGCGCGCTGGTGACGCTGGCCGGGCATTGGGCGGCTATGGCACCGGAAACCGCCATTGGCGCGGCCAGCCCTGTGGGGCCGCAGGGTGGCGATTTGGGCAAGACGATGGAAGCCAAGGTCAAGGCTATTTTGGAAGCCCTGGCGCGTTCCCTCGCGGCACGCCGCGGCCCGAAGGCGGTGCAGGCGGCGGAAAAGATGGTCGGTGAGGCTCAGGCGCTCTCGGCAGAGGAAGCCCATCGCGTTGGGCTGGTGGATTTCCTCGCGCCTTCGTTGGATGACCTGTTGCATCAAATGGCCGGGCAAAGCACCACAACCGTGGCGGGCGAAGTGACCCTGCCCCCTTCGCTGGAAGCCGTGCCTTTGCCGCCGACCATTGGCGAATCCTTTTTTCACACCCTCACCGACCCCAATATCGTGTTCATCTTGCTGGGGCTGGGGGTACAGGCGCTGCTGATCGCCCTCTGGCATCCTGCCAACTGGCCGGCGTGGTTTGTGGGAGTGGCGTCGCTGCTGCTGGCGGCTTATGGCCTCAGCCTGCTGCCGGTAAACTGGGTTGGGCTGGCCTTCTTGCTGCTCTCGTTTGCCATGTTTGCGTTGGACGTCAAAGCGCACACCCACGGCGCGTTGACAGCCGCGGGGTTGGCGGCGTTCATCTTTGGCGCGCTGACGCTCTTCAACACGCCCGCGGCATTGCCGGGGCAGCGGGTTTCCGTGCCGTTGGTGGTAGGCAGTGGGCTGGCGGTGGCGGTGGTTTCCATGGGGGTGGTTGCACTGGCGTTGCGGGCGCAGCAACGCCCCGTGCAGACGGGGGAAGCGCGGGTGCGCACGCTGGTAGGCAAAATCGGGGAAGCCCGCACGGCCATCACCCCGCGACAGAGCGGCACGGTGCAGGTGGGCGGGGAATTGTGGACGGCGGTGCTGGCCCCGGGGGCGACGGCGGTGGCTTCCGGCGATCTGGTGGAAGTGGTGGAAGTGCGCGGCGTGCATCTGGTGGTGCGGCCTGTGTCCGGAGACGCAACCCCTGTGGTAGAATGA
- a CDS encoding site-specific DNA-methyltransferase, with product MPDSHRKRTATRTFGAGSREGHDASAFYARRLYATAGVPAPLPLKALRALPVTPSSAWEDRQNRVYCHSAEAMPEIPDNAVGLAFTSPPYNVGKDYDDDLGLEEYLALIGRVAREVWRVLVPGGRYVVNIANLGRTPYIPLTALFWQVHLEVGFLPMGEIIWQKAEGAGNSCAWGSWQSAKAPRLRDVHEYLLVMAKLSPTRPDKGESDISRDEFLEATTSVWRIPPESARRVGHPAPFPVALAERVVRLYAFVDDVVLDPFAGSGSTLVAAARHGRRWVGYDVVPEYCRLASQRLANLIPNP from the coding sequence ATGCCTGATTCCCACCGCAAGCGCACCGCTACCCGCACCTTTGGCGCCGGAAGCCGGGAAGGCCACGACGCCTCGGCTTTTTATGCCCGCCGCCTCTATGCCACGGCGGGCGTGCCCGCACCGCTGCCGCTGAAAGCACTGCGCGCCCTCCCCGTGACGCCTTCCTCCGCGTGGGAAGACCGCCAAAACCGGGTTTATTGCCATTCCGCCGAAGCCATGCCCGAAATTCCCGACAACGCGGTGGGGCTGGCGTTCACCTCTCCGCCTTACAACGTTGGCAAAGATTACGACGACGACTTGGGGCTGGAAGAGTACCTGGCGCTCATCGGGCGGGTGGCGCGGGAAGTCTGGCGGGTGCTGGTGCCCGGCGGGCGCTATGTGGTCAACATTGCCAATCTGGGGCGCACGCCCTACATTCCCCTCACCGCGCTGTTCTGGCAGGTGCATCTGGAAGTCGGCTTCCTGCCGATGGGCGAAATCATCTGGCAGAAGGCCGAAGGCGCGGGGAACAGTTGCGCGTGGGGTTCCTGGCAGAGCGCCAAAGCGCCCCGCCTGCGCGATGTGCACGAATATCTGCTGGTGATGGCGAAACTCTCGCCCACCCGCCCCGACAAGGGCGAATCGGACATTAGCCGCGACGAATTTCTGGAAGCCACCACCTCGGTGTGGCGCATTCCGCCGGAATCGGCGCGGCGGGTGGGGCATCCTGCGCCGTTCCCCGTGGCGCTGGCCGAGCGGGTGGTGCGGCTGTATGCCTTCGTGGACGATGTGGTGCTCGATCCCTTCGCCGGCTCCGGCAGCACGTTGGTGGCGGCAGCCCGCCACGGGCGGCGGTGGGTGGGCTACGATGTGGTGCCCGAATACTGCCGCCTGGCCTCACAACGCCTTGCTAACCTGATCCCTAATCCCTAA
- a CDS encoding YjbQ family protein: MWSTFTLKIHTPGRGLHDITAAVAEKVAASGVQTGMCFLFVPHTSASLVLNENWDPTARADLEGAFDRLVPDGQSWFRHTLEGVDDMPAHIRAALTLPSVAIPIGEGQLMLGTWQGIYLFEHRTRPHRRRVLVWILA, from the coding sequence ATGTGGTCTACCTTCACCCTCAAAATTCACACCCCCGGCCGCGGCCTGCACGACATCACCGCCGCGGTGGCCGAAAAGGTCGCGGCCAGCGGGGTACAAACCGGCATGTGCTTCCTGTTTGTGCCGCATACCAGCGCGTCGCTGGTGCTCAACGAAAACTGGGACCCCACCGCCCGCGCCGACCTGGAAGGCGCCTTTGACCGCCTGGTGCCCGACGGCCAGTCCTGGTTTCGGCACACCCTGGAAGGCGTGGACGACATGCCCGCGCACATCCGCGCCGCGCTCACGCTGCCGAGCGTCGCGATTCCCATTGGGGAAGGCCAACTCATGCTGGGCACGTGGCAGGGCATCTACCTCTTCGAGCACCGCACGCGGCCCCACCGGCGGCGGGTGCTGGTGTGGATTCTGGCATAA
- a CDS encoding threonine--tRNA ligase — MVEKPKLPENYPESELYRIRHSAAHIMAQAVLEYFPEAKIAIGPPIEDGFYYDFDLPRPITQDDLEKIEARMKEIIKGKHDFVRREVTPEEARELFKDQPYKLELIDDILSRGTDEYGEPLPEGQKPTLSIYQHDTFIDLCRGPHVKNSAEINPKAVKLMSIAGAYWRGDENKPMLTRIYGTAWKTPKELRQYLQWREEAKKRDHRVLGKELGLFYFAPDEIGPGIPMFTPKGEIVRHLLETFVREVQTRYGFQHVWTGNIVKEDLYAKSGHLQNYADVMFPVMEDKNSGERFRLKPMNCPSHMTLYKKMGKHSYRELPLRFSEFATVYRYEKKGELHGLTRVRSLTQDDCHIFCTPDQIQSEFAMLLELIQEILGRFGLTDYQVRLSLRGEGGKYVNDPEKWDKAEAALRAALDASGLDYVEATGEAAFYGPKADFIAQDTLGREWQLSTIQVDFIQPARLGLTYIGPDGEEHTPVVLHRAIMGSTERFMGVLIEHYAGAFPVWLAPVQAVLIPIADRHVPYCQKVAQELRLAGLRVEVDDSSARMNAKIRTAQKQKVPYMLVVGDKEVEAKHVAVRLRSGENLGPMPVAAFLEKAQADIAEGI; from the coding sequence ATGGTCGAAAAACCCAAACTCCCTGAGAACTACCCCGAATCGGAACTTTACCGTATTCGCCATTCCGCAGCGCACATCATGGCCCAGGCCGTGCTGGAATACTTCCCCGAAGCCAAAATTGCCATCGGCCCGCCCATCGAGGACGGCTTTTACTACGACTTCGACCTGCCGCGCCCCATCACCCAGGACGACCTGGAGAAAATCGAAGCCCGCATGAAGGAAATCATCAAGGGCAAGCACGACTTCGTGCGGCGGGAAGTCACCCCCGAAGAGGCGCGGGAACTTTTCAAAGACCAGCCCTACAAACTGGAACTCATCGACGACATCCTCAGCCGCGGCACCGACGAATACGGCGAACCGCTGCCCGAAGGGCAAAAGCCCACCCTCAGCATTTACCAGCACGATACCTTCATCGACCTCTGCCGCGGGCCGCATGTCAAAAACAGCGCCGAAATCAACCCCAAAGCCGTCAAACTGATGTCCATCGCGGGTGCATACTGGCGGGGCGACGAGAACAAGCCCATGCTCACCCGCATTTACGGCACCGCGTGGAAAACCCCCAAGGAACTGCGCCAGTACCTCCAATGGCGCGAAGAGGCCAAAAAGCGCGATCACCGCGTGCTGGGCAAGGAACTTGGCCTGTTTTACTTCGCCCCCGACGAAATCGGCCCCGGCATTCCCATGTTCACCCCCAAGGGCGAGATCGTGCGCCACTTGCTGGAAACCTTTGTCCGGGAAGTGCAGACCCGCTACGGCTTCCAGCACGTGTGGACGGGCAATATCGTCAAGGAAGACCTGTACGCCAAATCCGGCCACCTGCAGAACTACGCGGACGTCATGTTCCCGGTCATGGAAGACAAAAACAGCGGTGAGCGCTTCCGCCTGAAGCCGATGAACTGCCCCAGCCACATGACCCTCTACAAGAAGATGGGCAAGCATTCCTACCGCGAACTGCCCCTGCGCTTTTCGGAATTCGCCACCGTCTACCGCTACGAAAAGAAGGGCGAACTCCACGGCCTGACCCGCGTGCGCTCGCTGACCCAAGACGACTGCCACATCTTCTGCACGCCCGACCAAATCCAGAGCGAATTTGCGATGCTGCTGGAACTCATCCAGGAAATTTTGGGGCGCTTCGGCCTGACCGACTACCAGGTGCGGCTTTCCCTGCGCGGGGAAGGCGGCAAATACGTGAACGATCCTGAAAAATGGGATAAAGCCGAAGCGGCGTTGCGCGCTGCCCTCGACGCCAGCGGCCTGGATTATGTGGAAGCCACCGGCGAGGCGGCCTTCTACGGCCCCAAGGCCGACTTCATCGCCCAGGACACCCTCGGCCGCGAGTGGCAACTTTCCACCATCCAGGTAGATTTCATCCAGCCAGCCCGCCTGGGCCTGACCTACATCGGCCCCGACGGCGAGGAACACACGCCCGTGGTGCTGCACCGCGCCATCATGGGCAGCACCGAGCGCTTCATGGGCGTGCTCATCGAGCACTACGCGGGCGCGTTCCCCGTGTGGCTGGCACCGGTGCAGGCCGTGCTCATTCCCATTGCCGACCGCCACGTGCCCTACTGCCAGAAAGTGGCGCAGGAACTGCGCCTCGCCGGCCTGCGGGTGGAAGTGGACGACAGCAGCGCCCGCATGAACGCCAAAATCCGCACCGCGCAGAAGCAAAAAGTGCCCTACATGCTGGTGGTCGGCGACAAAGAGGTGGAAGCCAAACACGTCGCCGTGCGCCTGCGTTCCGGCGAGAACCTCGGCCCCATGCCTGTCGCCGCGTTCCTGGAAAAAGCCCAGGCCGACATTGCCGAAGGCATCTAA
- a CDS encoding phosphatase PAP2 family protein, translating to MVDVLPRMAPSVAGSPPMNILTPLTLLVTGSILFALGLSHRLPAIERFDRRLFLALHRPLRRALPFFRVLWVLGTLEGIVAAAGLVAVLARWQEGAAILLAYGVIVLLERMLKGRINRPRPFQAMPQEAQMGQPRPPSDPSFPSGDALRVWLLAFTVARLLPPTWGWALVGLATLVSFGRIALGVHYPLDVLSGTGLGMVAAALAVWLQGLL from the coding sequence ATGGTTGATGTTCTACCCCGTATGGCCCCATCTGTTGCCGGAAGTCCCCCAATGAACATTCTTACTCCGCTAACCCTGCTGGTCACCGGCAGCATCCTTTTCGCCCTTGGCCTGAGCCACCGCCTGCCCGCTATCGAGCGCTTCGATCGGCGGCTTTTTCTGGCACTGCACCGCCCGCTACGACGCGCATTGCCCTTCTTCCGCGTGCTCTGGGTGCTGGGCACGCTGGAAGGCATCGTGGCCGCGGCAGGGCTGGTGGCCGTGCTGGCCCGCTGGCAAGAAGGCGCGGCCATCCTGCTGGCCTACGGGGTCATCGTTCTGCTGGAACGGATGCTCAAAGGGCGCATCAACCGCCCCCGTCCCTTTCAGGCCATGCCCCAGGAAGCCCAGATGGGGCAACCCCGCCCCCCCAGCGACCCCTCCTTCCCCAGCGGCGATGCGCTGCGGGTGTGGCTGCTGGCTTTTACCGTGGCGCGGCTGCTGCCGCCGACGTGGGGCTGGGCGCTGGTCGGCCTTGCCACACTGGTTTCCTTCGGGCGCATTGCCTTAGGCGTCCATTACCCCCTGGACGTGCTCAGCGGCACCGGCCTGGGGATGGTCGCCGCGGCGCTGGCCGTGTGGCTGCAAGGGTTGCTCTGA
- a CDS encoding CDP-alcohol phosphatidyltransferase family protein has product MANLITLARFPLLFLYVAFLYYGGFSLRFWSALFIIVIIAMDSIDGIVARARGETSLLGSALDIATDRTLEIILWVVFAHLGLISIVVPLIVITRGTTVDAMRAVGMSNGLPPFEQVKSPISRFLVASRFMRSSYGFLKGAAFTALTLDLAFHTPGAPYPAFHPTVHTIALVLTWLAVIWCLLRGIPVLVESYDLLKNPPPAKTR; this is encoded by the coding sequence ATGGCCAATCTCATCACTTTAGCCCGTTTTCCTCTCCTCTTTCTTTACGTCGCATTTCTGTACTATGGCGGCTTCTCCCTGCGCTTCTGGAGTGCGCTGTTCATCATTGTCATCATTGCAATGGACAGCATCGACGGCATCGTCGCCCGGGCGCGGGGCGAAACCAGCCTGTTAGGAAGCGCCTTAGATATTGCCACCGACCGCACGCTGGAAATCATTTTGTGGGTGGTCTTTGCCCATTTAGGGCTGATTTCCATCGTGGTGCCGCTCATCGTGATCACTCGGGGCACCACGGTGGATGCCATGCGGGCGGTGGGCATGAGCAACGGATTGCCCCCCTTCGAGCAAGTCAAATCACCCATTAGCCGTTTTCTGGTGGCTTCGCGCTTCATGCGCAGCAGTTACGGCTTCCTGAAGGGGGCAGCCTTCACGGCGCTGACCCTCGACCTGGCCTTTCACACCCCAGGCGCGCCGTATCCCGCCTTCCACCCCACCGTGCACACCATCGCGCTGGTGCTGACATGGCTTGCGGTGATCTGGTGCCTGCTGCGGGGCATTCCGGTGCTTGTGGAAAGCTACGACTTACTCAAAAATCCCCCTCCGGCCAAAACCCGCTAA
- a CDS encoding class I SAM-dependent methyltransferase, whose amino-acid sequence MPSIDTPTRAARLGEPSYVWRAGQQRRLEMILRWAAGRERGRVLENGCGVGMYVEKLAEHGGTVVGLEYDFPRAREARTRNPHIVNAAGEALPFLAATFDLILSHEVIEHVADDAAAVREMVRALKPGGRLVLFCPNRGYPFETHGIYWRGRYHFGNKPFVNYLPRPWRDKLAPHVRIYTRRDLERLFEGLPVRFVHRTVIFGAYDNIIARFPRAGRLLRGFLQALERTPLRWFGLSHFWVVERIGG is encoded by the coding sequence ATGCCCTCCATCGACACCCCCACCCGCGCCGCCCGCCTGGGCGAACCTTCGTATGTCTGGCGTGCCGGGCAGCAGCGCCGCCTGGAAATGATTTTACGCTGGGCCGCAGGCCGCGAGCGCGGCCGCGTGCTGGAAAACGGCTGTGGTGTGGGCATGTACGTGGAAAAACTGGCCGAACACGGCGGTACGGTCGTCGGGCTGGAATACGACTTCCCCCGCGCGCGAGAGGCCCGCACCCGCAACCCGCACATCGTCAACGCTGCCGGTGAGGCGCTGCCCTTCCTCGCGGCGACCTTTGACCTGATTTTGAGCCATGAGGTCATCGAGCACGTCGCCGACGACGCCGCCGCGGTGCGCGAGATGGTGCGCGCCCTCAAACCCGGCGGGCGGCTGGTGCTGTTTTGCCCCAATCGCGGCTATCCCTTTGAAACCCACGGCATCTACTGGCGGGGGCGCTACCATTTCGGCAACAAGCCTTTCGTCAATTACCTGCCACGCCCCTGGCGCGACAAACTCGCGCCCCACGTGCGCATCTACACCCGCCGCGATCTGGAACGGCTTTTCGAGGGCTTGCCCGTGCGTTTCGTCCACCGCACCGTGATTTTCGGCGCATACGACAACATCATCGCCCGCTTCCCGCGCGCCGGGCGGCTGTTGCGCGGCTTCCTGCAGGCGCTGGAACGCACCCCGCTGCGCTGGTTTGGGCTTTCCCACTTTTGGGTGGTGGAGCGAATTGGCGGCTGA
- the lipA gene encoding lipoyl synthase, translated as MPVTPTRDRVNPAVVDTTPKRRPPWLKVKAPVGETVAEIRHLMRGHALHTVCEEAMCPNLGECWGAGTATFLLLGDVCTRTCGFCDVKHGKPLPLDWMEAERVAQAVKTMNLRHAVITSVTRDDRRDGGAPIFAMVIRRIRELLPGCSVEVLIPDFKGRIEALRIVMEARPEILNHNVETVKRLFKAVQPQDNYAWARSTLVNAKRLDPEVLTKSGIMVGLGETMDEVKETMRDLRSWGVDILTIGQYLQPSRKHLPIDRYYTPEEFDELKAYGLEIGFKWVESGPLVRSSYHAAEQVRALSIVHRQLYGHA; from the coding sequence ATGCCCGTCACCCCCACCCGCGACCGCGTCAACCCTGCCGTGGTGGATACCACCCCCAAGCGCCGCCCGCCGTGGCTCAAGGTCAAAGCCCCCGTGGGCGAAACCGTGGCCGAAATTCGCCACCTGATGCGAGGGCACGCGCTGCACACGGTTTGCGAAGAGGCCATGTGCCCCAACCTCGGCGAATGCTGGGGCGCGGGCACGGCCACTTTCCTGCTGTTAGGCGATGTGTGCACCCGCACGTGCGGCTTTTGCGATGTCAAGCATGGCAAGCCCCTGCCGCTGGACTGGATGGAAGCCGAGCGCGTCGCCCAGGCGGTGAAAACGATGAACCTGCGCCACGCGGTCATCACCAGCGTGACCCGCGACGACCGCCGCGACGGCGGCGCACCCATTTTCGCGATGGTCATCCGCCGCATCCGCGAACTGCTCCCCGGCTGCTCGGTGGAGGTGCTCATTCCCGATTTCAAGGGGCGCATCGAAGCCCTGCGCATCGTGATGGAAGCCCGCCCGGAAATCCTCAACCACAATGTGGAAACCGTGAAGCGGCTTTTCAAGGCCGTTCAGCCGCAGGATAACTACGCCTGGGCGCGCTCTACTCTGGTCAACGCCAAGCGCCTCGACCCCGAAGTGCTCACCAAGTCGGGCATCATGGTGGGGCTGGGCGAAACCATGGACGAGGTGAAGGAAACCATGCGCGACCTGCGTTCCTGGGGTGTGGACATCCTCACCATCGGCCAATATCTCCAGCCCAGCCGCAAGCACCTGCCCATTGACCGCTATTACACCCCCGAAGAATTCGACGAACTGAAAGCCTACGGGCTGGAAATCGGCTTCAAGTGGGTGGAAAGCGGCCCGTTGGTGCGTTCCTCGTACCACGCCGCCGAGCAGGTGCGGGCGTTGAGCATTGTGCACCGCCAGTTGTACGGCCATGCCTGA